In one window of Nakamurella sp. PAMC28650 DNA:
- a CDS encoding type II toxin-antitoxin system PemK/MazF family toxin has protein sequence MVIERSGLYWAEIGPAIGSRPAKHRPVLVIQGSSYDENRWATVLIAVVTSNTALATIPGNTFLPAVVTGLPRDSVVNVAALAKLDKTDLKDWIGTTPQSLMTEVDRGLRRVPDL, from the coding sequence ATGGTGATCGAACGCAGCGGCTTGTACTGGGCCGAGATTGGCCCAGCCATCGGTAGTCGACCGGCCAAACACCGGCCGGTTCTGGTCATCCAGGGCTCGTCCTACGACGAAAACCGATGGGCGACCGTCCTCATCGCTGTCGTCACCTCCAACACCGCGTTGGCCACGATCCCCGGCAACACCTTCCTGCCGGCCGTGGTCACCGGTCTGCCCCGCGACTCCGTCGTGAACGTCGCCGCACTGGCCAAGTTGGACAAGACCGACCTGAAGGACTGGATCGGCACGACACCGCAGTCGCTCATGACTGAGGTCGACCGTGGGCTCCGCCGCGTCCCGGACCTATGA
- a CDS encoding MerR family transcriptional regulator, which produces MTNADEQDQPAGIGEVAARVGLDPDTIRYYERQGVLPPPDRDAGGRRSYDPGAVHLIEVLLHLRDTGMPLARITEFTHLVARDPAGVHERLALLKDHRAEVAERIRTWTTSLHVIDQKITDYQARADNDE; this is translated from the coding sequence ATGACGAACGCCGACGAGCAGGATCAGCCGGCAGGTATCGGTGAGGTTGCAGCTCGGGTCGGCCTCGACCCCGACACCATCCGCTACTACGAACGCCAAGGCGTCCTCCCGCCACCGGACAGGGACGCCGGCGGGCGTCGTAGCTACGACCCCGGCGCCGTCCACCTCATCGAGGTGCTCCTCCATCTGCGCGATACCGGCATGCCGCTGGCCCGTATCACCGAATTCACCCACCTCGTCGCACGCGACCCAGCCGGGGTACACGAACGACTCGCGCTATTGAAAGACCACCGGGCCGAAGTCGCCGAGCGCATCCGCACCTGGACGACATCACTGCACGTCATCGACCAGAAGATCACCGACTACCAAGCCCGAGCCGACAACGACGAGTAA
- a CDS encoding aldo/keto reductase — MDLTTTSSTTHHVGALAVSAVAVGTMHFGTAVDAQTAMSCLDVAAEVGATFWDTANNYALWSGVGDESETVIGDWFTSRGPYARDRITLASKVGARPRPGHSDLDHVQGLSARAVRDQVTGSLQRLRTDHLDLLYAHIDDPTVALAETLGVFDELVQEGLVREIGASNLTADRLKEALRTPSGHRYRALQQRFTYLPIRPGADTAPQVVLDLETERIASSAEITLVGYSPLLSGAYTRTDRPLPADYSTQDSRQRLDALRSVADEVGLDPGQVVLAWMNQRPTPVLPIVGVSRPEQVRSAWHAVTQVLPDHLIARLQAARA; from the coding sequence ATGGATCTGACAACAACCTCTTCAACGACGCACCACGTGGGCGCTCTTGCTGTCTCGGCCGTGGCGGTGGGCACCATGCATTTCGGGACGGCGGTCGATGCACAGACTGCCATGTCGTGTCTGGACGTCGCCGCCGAAGTGGGCGCGACATTTTGGGACACGGCCAACAACTACGCGCTCTGGTCCGGAGTCGGCGACGAATCAGAGACCGTCATCGGCGATTGGTTCACCTCTCGTGGTCCGTATGCCCGCGATCGGATCACGTTGGCCTCCAAGGTCGGCGCCCGACCTCGGCCCGGTCATTCTGACCTCGACCACGTCCAGGGGCTGTCGGCGCGCGCAGTACGCGATCAGGTCACCGGCAGCCTGCAGCGATTGCGTACCGATCACCTCGATCTGCTCTACGCCCACATCGACGACCCGACCGTGGCACTGGCGGAGACCCTGGGTGTGTTCGATGAGCTCGTCCAGGAAGGACTGGTGCGTGAGATCGGCGCCAGCAACCTGACTGCCGACCGCCTGAAGGAAGCCCTCCGCACGCCGTCAGGTCATCGTTACCGAGCCTTGCAACAACGGTTCACCTACCTCCCGATCAGACCCGGTGCAGACACCGCACCCCAAGTGGTGCTGGATCTCGAGACCGAGAGAATTGCCTCCTCCGCCGAGATCACCCTGGTCGGATACTCACCCCTGCTGTCGGGCGCCTACACCCGCACCGACCGCCCACTGCCCGCCGACTACAGCACCCAGGACTCCCGTCAGCGGTTGGACGCGCTGCGATCGGTTGCCGACGAGGTCGGACTGGATCCAGGCCAGGTCGTGCTGGCCTGGATGAACCAGCGCCCAACGCCCGTACTGCCCATCGTCGGGGTCTCCCGCCCTGAACAGGTCCGCTCGGCATGGCATGCCGTCACGCAGGTCCTCCCGGACCACCTCATCGCCCGCCTTCAGGCAGCGCGAGCATGA
- a CDS encoding TetR/AcrR family transcriptional regulator gives MTELEKGPRGLRRGRGARERILSASQQLFRDHGINGTGMDQLCAVAEVSKRTLYQHFSGKDELIAEGLRRFDPDILPEVFDRTDLTPRERLLAAFDVHSPLCPFIAAAVEIPDPGHPARVQARDYKKAFAARLTDTAREAGATHPEQLGEQLALLLDGASARSRVLDTETLATAAAIAAVLVDNAIPTAVVPAGTSTV, from the coding sequence ATGACCGAGTTGGAGAAGGGGCCGCGGGGCTTGCGCCGCGGCCGGGGCGCACGAGAGCGCATCCTGAGCGCGTCACAGCAACTGTTCCGCGATCACGGCATCAACGGCACCGGCATGGACCAGCTGTGCGCGGTGGCCGAAGTGTCCAAACGTACGCTGTACCAGCACTTCTCCGGCAAGGACGAGTTAATCGCCGAGGGTCTACGCCGATTCGATCCCGACATTCTGCCCGAGGTGTTCGACCGCACGGACCTCACGCCCCGCGAGCGACTCCTCGCCGCCTTCGATGTCCACTCGCCCCTGTGCCCGTTCATCGCGGCGGCCGTCGAGATCCCCGACCCCGGCCACCCGGCACGCGTGCAGGCCCGCGACTACAAGAAAGCCTTTGCCGCCCGGCTCACCGATACCGCCCGCGAGGCCGGCGCCACCCACCCCGAACAGCTAGGCGAGCAACTGGCGCTCCTGCTGGACGGCGCTTCAGCGCGCAGCCGGGTCCTCGACACCGAGACCCTGGCCACCGCAGCAGCTATCGCGGCCGTCCTCGTCGACAACGCCATCCCCACGGCAGTGGTACCAGCCGGCACCAGTACTGTCTAG
- a CDS encoding SDR family NAD(P)-dependent oxidoreductase, with amino-acid sequence MGKLDGKVAVITGGTSGMALAGAKLFVNEGAHVFISGRRKDALDEAVELIGRNVTGVQADSSDLADLDRLYDAVRQEKGAIDILWASAGTGEQGKLGEITEEQFDAAFSLNARGTLFTVQKALPLFNDGGSIFMTGSNASLRGYPEWSVYAASKAVLPAYARVWVSELRDRKIRVNVLTPGQVASPMMEAVMDEQLKAQFESVIPRREMGRPEEIASVALFLASDDSSYVNGMELVVDGGTTVV; translated from the coding sequence ATGGGAAAGCTCGATGGCAAGGTTGCGGTGATCACCGGCGGGACCAGCGGTATGGCGCTGGCCGGTGCGAAGTTGTTCGTCAACGAAGGGGCTCACGTCTTCATCTCGGGCCGACGGAAGGACGCGCTGGACGAAGCCGTCGAGCTGATCGGCCGGAACGTGACCGGCGTGCAGGCCGATTCGTCCGACCTCGCCGATCTGGACCGTCTGTACGACGCGGTCAGGCAGGAAAAGGGCGCGATCGACATCTTGTGGGCAAGTGCCGGGACGGGCGAACAGGGCAAGCTCGGCGAGATCACCGAGGAGCAGTTCGATGCCGCCTTCTCGTTGAACGCACGCGGCACACTGTTCACCGTCCAGAAGGCGCTGCCACTGTTCAACGACGGTGGATCGATCTTCATGACCGGGTCGAACGCCTCGCTGAGGGGCTACCCCGAATGGAGCGTGTACGCAGCGAGCAAGGCCGTACTGCCCGCCTATGCACGGGTGTGGGTGTCCGAGCTGAGGGACCGGAAGATCCGCGTGAACGTACTGACCCCCGGCCAGGTCGCCTCGCCGATGATGGAGGCGGTGATGGACGAGCAGCTGAAGGCGCAGTTCGAGTCCGTGATCCCGCGGCGAGAGATGGGCCGCCCCGAAGAGATCGCGTCGGTCGCGCTGTTCCTGGCCTCCGACGACTCGAGCTACGTCAATGGCATGGAACTGGTGGTCGACGGCGGCACGACAGTCGTCTGA
- a CDS encoding NADPH-dependent F420 reductase — MTTISIIGSGNMATAIGTRAAKHGHTIELMSRNTAKAQALADQIGHGATVGTFGQAPAGDIVIVAVLHAGAVDVVAHYGDALAGKILVDITNPFNADASGIVTNAGNSVSQQIAAAAPKSAHVVKAFNTIFGGVIATDKPLDVFFAGDEAEAKTRFAAFLQSLDMRPRDTGGLDMTYVLEWTGILLMGLARNGTGFDVALRAEVL, encoded by the coding sequence ATGACCACCATCAGCATCATCGGCTCGGGCAACATGGCCACCGCCATCGGCACCCGGGCGGCGAAGCACGGCCACACCATCGAGCTCATGAGCCGCAATACCGCCAAGGCTCAGGCGCTCGCCGACCAGATCGGCCACGGAGCCACCGTCGGCACGTTCGGACAAGCGCCGGCGGGTGACATCGTCATCGTGGCCGTCCTCCACGCCGGCGCGGTCGACGTAGTCGCCCACTACGGCGATGCGCTGGCCGGCAAGATCCTCGTCGACATCACCAACCCGTTCAATGCCGACGCCAGTGGAATCGTGACGAACGCGGGCAACTCGGTGTCCCAGCAGATCGCCGCTGCCGCACCCAAAAGCGCACACGTCGTGAAGGCCTTCAATACGATTTTCGGCGGCGTCATTGCGACGGACAAGCCCCTGGACGTGTTCTTCGCCGGCGACGAGGCCGAGGCGAAGACACGTTTCGCAGCGTTTCTGCAGAGTCTGGACATGCGGCCCCGCGACACCGGAGGGCTCGACATGACCTACGTCCTGGAATGGACCGGCATCCTGCTGATGGGGCTGGCCCGCAACGGCACCGGTTTCGACGTCGCCTTGCGCGCCGAGGTTCTCTGA
- a CDS encoding DUF1905 domain-containing protein: MTGHRSLSASYGFGPVLAQSPAKGGWTYVVMDGSADFFATRGLVKVSGTIDDLPFTSSFMALGDGTHKLPVNATIRRRLGKQAGDAVTVHLDQRLNQTTAPKGLANGAQSCT, from the coding sequence GTGACCGGTCACCGATCCCTATCTGCGAGCTATGGCTTCGGGCCCGTACTCGCGCAGAGTCCCGCCAAAGGCGGCTGGACATACGTCGTCATGGACGGCTCCGCCGATTTTTTCGCTACCCGCGGACTGGTCAAAGTCAGCGGAACCATCGACGACCTCCCCTTCACCAGCTCATTCATGGCGCTCGGTGACGGCACACACAAACTCCCGGTCAATGCCACCATCCGCCGCCGCCTCGGCAAGCAGGCCGGCGACGCCGTCACAGTCCACCTCGACCAACGACTGAACCAGACAACCGCACCGAAAGGTCTGGCGAATGGTGCACAGTCGTGCACGTAG
- a CDS encoding helix-turn-helix transcriptional regulator, giving the protein MFRRETGLGIISYQTHLRMARAREMLDTTGDPVAVIAQSVGYPDAFYFARRFRSVHQLTPSEYRAQSKG; this is encoded by the coding sequence GTGTTCCGGCGCGAGACGGGCCTCGGGATCATCTCCTACCAGACCCACCTGCGAATGGCCAGGGCGAGGGAAATGCTCGACACCACCGGCGATCCGGTGGCCGTCATCGCCCAGTCGGTGGGCTACCCCGATGCGTTCTACTTCGCTCGTCGATTCCGATCGGTCCATCAACTGACTCCGAGTGAATACCGCGCCCAGTCCAAGGGTTGA
- a CDS encoding IS5 family transposase (programmed frameshift), with protein MQNRHDLSDEQWARLEPLLPDRTPIRGGRWVDHRRVVDGVLWRTRSGSAWRDLPECYGNWKTVYNRHRRWSGDGTWQRVLSMLRADCDHGDVGEWALGVDATVIRAHHHAAGARHEPPKDIPAAVLASVVLEAPSRPSKTQGALSNYKNSADRPPPVVDREGLGRSRGGVTTKIHMAADSKCRPVGRVISAGQRHDALAFTAVLADIRIVRGRDGRPRTRPDRVLADKAYSSGRIRKSLRRRGIKATIPEPVNQINGRLSKGSRGGRPPKFDKEIYKDRNTVERTFNRLRGYRAVATRYDKREFVYRGTVDVASIGIWLRHLTENDPRDTP; from the exons GTGCAGAATCGTCATGATTTGTCGGATGAGCAGTGGGCCCGGTTGGAGCCTTTGCTACCGGATCGGACCCCGATTCGGGGTGGTCGGTGGGTCGATCACCGCAGGGTCGTCGACGGGGTGCTGTGGCGGACCAGGTCCGGTTCGGCGTGGCGGGATCTCCCGGAGTGTTACGGCAATTGGAAGACGGTGTACAACCGGCATCGTCGCTGGTCAGGGGATGGTACCTGGCAGCGGGTGCTGTCGATGCTGCGGGCGGACTGCGATCACGGCGATGTCGGTGAGTGGGCGTTGGGGGTGGATGCGACGGTGATCCGGGCGCATCACCACGCGGCAGGTGCCCGGCACGAACCGCCGAAGGACATCCCCGCCGCCGTCCTTGCCAGCGTCGTGTTGGAGGCTCCG TCAAGGCCCTCAAAGACACAGGGGGCACTATCGAACTACAAGAATTCTGCGGATCGGCCGCCGCCGGTCGTTGATCGGGAGGGTTTGGGGCGTAGCCGCGGCGGGGTGACGACGAAGATCCACATGGCGGCTGATTCGAAGTGTCGGCCGGTGGGGCGGGTCATCTCGGCTGGTCAGCGGCATGACGCGTTGGCGTTCACCGCGGTGCTGGCCGATATTCGGATCGTGCGCGGCCGTGATGGGCGGCCTAGGACCCGACCGGATCGGGTGTTGGCGGACAAGGCGTATTCCAGCGGCAGAATCCGTAAGTCGTTGCGGCGTAGGGGTATCAAGGCGACCATCCCGGAGCCGGTGAACCAGATCAACGGTCGCCTGTCCAAGGGTTCCCGTGGTGGTCGGCCACCCAAATTCGACAAGGAAATCTACAAGGACCGCAACACCGTGGAGCGGACGTTCAACCGGCTACGCGGCTACCGCGCGGTCGCCACCCGGTATGACAAACGGGAGTTCGTCTACCGAGGCACCGTCGACGTCGCCAGCATCGGAATCTGGCTCAGGCATCTAACGGAGAACGATCCACGGGACACGCCCTAG
- a CDS encoding AraC family ligand binding domain-containing protein: MPIREGFPGQRLLVLPRPLARRALTMPGTDRLLVTDCGHYPHARRHGHIRPDGAHQAIVMICSEGAGWCRLGGGEYRVETGQALIIPPETPHEYQADAQDPWTIWWVHLAGADVRGLLDAASIDVQHVVVDVGDIYQAVGLVEAIIHRLQRDETQPNLLAASGAAWYLMALLAADRRRGRRRGSPVEQAQQYLRDNLTERVSVAELGRVPRILEVGSDRL; this comes from the coding sequence GTGCCGATCCGTGAGGGGTTTCCCGGTCAACGACTGCTGGTGCTACCTCGTCCCTTGGCCAGGAGGGCGTTGACCATGCCGGGCACCGACCGGCTCCTGGTCACCGACTGCGGGCACTATCCGCATGCTCGCCGCCACGGTCACATCAGGCCGGACGGCGCGCATCAGGCCATCGTGATGATCTGTTCCGAAGGCGCGGGGTGGTGCCGACTTGGCGGCGGTGAGTACCGGGTCGAGACGGGGCAGGCTCTGATCATCCCCCCGGAAACCCCCCATGAATATCAGGCCGACGCCCAGGATCCCTGGACGATCTGGTGGGTGCACCTGGCCGGGGCCGATGTGCGGGGTCTGCTGGACGCGGCCTCGATCGACGTCCAGCACGTGGTCGTCGACGTCGGCGACATCTACCAGGCCGTAGGGCTGGTCGAGGCGATCATCCATCGCCTGCAACGCGACGAGACCCAACCCAACCTGTTGGCTGCGTCCGGGGCCGCCTGGTACCTGATGGCGTTGCTGGCGGCCGACCGCCGGCGAGGTCGACGGCGAGGATCCCCGGTCGAACAGGCCCAGCAGTATCTGCGGGACAACCTGACCGAACGAGTCTCCGTTGCGGAACTAGGGCGTGTCCCGCGGATCTTGGAGGTCGGTTCCGACAGACTCTGA
- a CDS encoding cellulase-like family protein, which yields MPTRPSSRLDRRIGVDLPLTLTVTLWDFTWYTRTGPGEPFSDLDLAFTQATERGYNTVRICAMPFLLFGSGLDTRGLRLGPLGGNYARRTRWYDVKVATVIDARAHLLELFRAARRHGCYVIVSSWEYQQSSAFSLDRDWFDALMAVDPETRPEVLAQSHSQLIDLLRTEGLLDRVAFVELHNEVQGGHLTEGLDPELDLVVALRPRLQRGIDRFHALQPDVAVTVNYSGVPITSWRGLPTGLDVLVVHPYIYGVLDALVTGFHLRGDGNDFPQELADAELLRPGAPRFAAWTLGEADAWKLTATIVGKPEIYLHDWCDPDSFDRFLYDHYADYRWGMGEKLAEWIGAAADWAETNGVPLVLGEGWIGYTPVHGNFEEGPVGREWCRFAVRAAAAVGVWGSVVCSNAAPHHPMWSDVELQRQCNEILTDGRQRSAEH from the coding sequence TTGCCGACCCGACCGTCGTCCCGGCTCGACCGCAGGATCGGCGTCGACCTGCCCCTCACGCTGACCGTCACGCTGTGGGACTTCACCTGGTACACCAGAACAGGTCCCGGCGAGCCGTTCTCCGACCTCGACCTTGCGTTCACCCAGGCCACCGAGCGCGGGTACAACACCGTCCGGATCTGCGCGATGCCCTTCCTGCTGTTCGGTTCGGGTCTGGACACCAGGGGGCTTCGGCTCGGCCCACTGGGCGGTAACTACGCCCGGCGAACACGTTGGTACGACGTGAAGGTCGCAACCGTCATCGATGCCCGTGCCCATCTGCTCGAACTGTTCCGAGCGGCCCGACGACATGGCTGCTACGTCATCGTGTCCAGCTGGGAATACCAGCAGAGCTCTGCTTTCAGCCTTGATCGTGACTGGTTCGACGCGCTGATGGCGGTCGATCCGGAGACTCGGCCCGAGGTCCTGGCGCAATCGCACTCCCAGCTCATCGATCTCCTGCGGACCGAAGGTCTGCTGGACCGGGTCGCATTCGTCGAGCTGCACAACGAAGTACAGGGCGGGCATCTCACCGAGGGTCTGGACCCCGAGCTGGACCTGGTGGTCGCCCTGAGGCCGCGGCTGCAGCGCGGCATCGATCGATTTCATGCTCTGCAACCGGACGTAGCGGTCACCGTCAACTATTCGGGGGTTCCGATCACCAGTTGGCGTGGTCTGCCCACCGGACTGGACGTCCTGGTCGTTCATCCCTACATCTACGGAGTACTGGATGCGTTGGTCACCGGATTCCACCTGCGCGGCGACGGCAACGATTTTCCGCAGGAGCTCGCCGACGCGGAATTGCTGCGCCCCGGGGCTCCCCGGTTCGCCGCGTGGACCCTCGGGGAGGCGGACGCCTGGAAGCTGACTGCGACGATCGTCGGGAAGCCCGAGATCTATCTGCACGATTGGTGTGATCCGGACTCCTTCGACAGGTTCCTCTACGATCACTACGCGGATTACCGATGGGGAATGGGCGAAAAACTCGCCGAATGGATCGGGGCGGCTGCCGATTGGGCCGAGACCAACGGCGTTCCACTGGTGCTCGGCGAGGGGTGGATCGGATACACGCCGGTGCACGGCAATTTCGAGGAGGGCCCGGTGGGTCGCGAGTGGTGCCGGTTCGCCGTCCGCGCCGCCGCCGCGGTCGGGGTGTGGGGGTCGGTCGTGTGCTCGAATGCAGCACCGCACCATCCGATGTGGTCCGACGTCGAGTTGCAGCGCCAGTGCAACGAGATCTTGACGGACGGCCGACAGCGTTCGGCCGAACACTGA
- a CDS encoding ABC transporter substrate-binding protein, producing the protein MTVVHNISRRRLLQGAAALAGASVLSGCVSSGSATGGSSATALTLQSSLSDPDPKAAVEALVKGYTKNPLTLNTVAIESFRAQLPTYLNSSTPPDVLTWYAGSVARDYAGKGYLLDVSDLWAPSGALAKFSPALKSLSTATDGKQIFVPTSYYWWGVFYRKSMFKKWGIEVPTTWDEFLAVCKKISGQNVAPLTMGTGSTAWVASGWFDYLDLRVNGAAFHRDLLAGRKQFDSPEVKNVMTEYRKLLPYIDPKGRSYSWQDAATPLMQGKAAMYLIGAFITSVAPADVLDDIDFFRVPIIDPKLPVAEEAPTDGYFASAKTKNPQGTKDLLSYLASAASQQTYIQNSKSSSLPTSPDVDTTKFTPLVQKGITMLNKTDEITQFFNRDSSDALQTTADTALTKFLDQPTDVNAILGDWQKAAAKVFASA; encoded by the coding sequence ATGACCGTCGTCCACAACATCAGTCGCCGCAGGCTTTTGCAGGGTGCTGCGGCACTTGCCGGAGCATCTGTGCTGAGCGGATGCGTGAGCTCCGGCAGTGCCACGGGCGGGAGCAGCGCAACAGCGCTGACCCTGCAGTCGTCGCTGTCCGACCCGGACCCGAAAGCCGCTGTCGAGGCGTTGGTCAAGGGCTACACCAAGAATCCGTTGACCCTGAACACCGTGGCCATCGAGAGTTTCCGGGCGCAGCTGCCCACCTACCTGAACTCTTCCACGCCGCCGGATGTGCTGACCTGGTACGCCGGTTCGGTGGCCCGGGACTATGCCGGCAAGGGCTACCTGCTCGATGTGTCCGATCTGTGGGCACCGAGCGGTGCGCTGGCCAAATTCAGTCCGGCGCTCAAATCGCTGTCCACGGCCACCGATGGCAAGCAGATCTTCGTTCCCACCAGCTACTACTGGTGGGGCGTCTTCTACCGGAAGTCGATGTTCAAGAAGTGGGGTATCGAGGTGCCGACCACGTGGGACGAATTCCTCGCGGTCTGCAAGAAGATCTCCGGTCAGAACGTCGCGCCGCTGACGATGGGTACGGGGTCCACGGCCTGGGTCGCCTCCGGCTGGTTCGACTATCTCGATCTGCGTGTCAACGGCGCCGCATTCCATCGCGACCTGCTGGCCGGCAGGAAGCAGTTCGACAGCCCGGAGGTGAAGAACGTGATGACCGAATACCGCAAACTGCTGCCGTACATCGACCCGAAGGGCCGGTCCTATTCCTGGCAGGACGCTGCGACACCGCTGATGCAGGGGAAGGCCGCCATGTATCTGATCGGCGCGTTCATCACCTCCGTCGCGCCGGCCGACGTCCTGGACGACATCGACTTCTTCCGGGTCCCGATCATCGACCCCAAACTACCGGTGGCCGAGGAGGCCCCGACCGACGGCTATTTCGCCAGTGCGAAGACCAAGAACCCCCAGGGCACCAAGGATCTGCTCTCCTACCTCGCGTCGGCCGCCAGCCAGCAGACGTACATCCAGAACAGCAAGTCGTCCAGCCTCCCCACGTCGCCGGACGTCGATACCACCAAATTCACCCCGCTGGTCCAGAAGGGCATCACGATGCTGAACAAGACCGACGAGATCACCCAGTTCTTCAATCGTGATTCCTCCGACGCCCTCCAAACCACCGCGGATACGGCCCTGACGAAATTCCTGGACCAACCGACGGACGTCAACGCGATCCTCGGCGATTGGCAGAAAGCTGCGGCGAAGGTCTTCGCATCGGCATGA
- a CDS encoding carbohydrate ABC transporter permease, which produces MSTTKVAVPPKTIGAEPAAPRRITRKIPVLVWIFLAVPALIEAAWVFWPAVNSFVLSTQKWNGAGAPVSVGLKNYSDLFSDDVFRQALQNNVIWAIGFGICSVAGGLGLAVALNRTRRGVGLYRSAIYLPMVFSLAVTGLFWRLLYQPDGAVNNALTGLGLGSWATQWLANPKTAIYAVLVAAVWRQVGYVMVLYLAGLKGCDPTLDDAAAVDGASPWQRFWRITMPQLRGVNMVVFAVTVIDSLRTFDIVWTMTGGGPYHSSELLSTYMFEQAFTSLNLGYASAIAVVIFVIAIGFILTYLVRTSRQED; this is translated from the coding sequence ATGAGCACCACGAAGGTCGCAGTGCCACCGAAGACGATCGGAGCGGAGCCGGCCGCGCCGCGACGCATCACCAGGAAGATCCCCGTGCTGGTCTGGATCTTCCTGGCGGTGCCGGCCCTCATCGAAGCGGCCTGGGTGTTCTGGCCGGCGGTCAACAGCTTCGTGCTGTCCACGCAGAAGTGGAACGGTGCCGGTGCACCGGTGTCCGTCGGCTTAAAGAATTACTCCGATCTGTTCTCCGACGACGTCTTCCGGCAGGCGTTGCAGAACAACGTCATCTGGGCCATCGGGTTCGGGATCTGCTCGGTGGCAGGTGGTCTCGGCCTCGCGGTGGCGCTCAACCGGACTCGTCGAGGGGTGGGTCTGTATCGGAGCGCCATCTATCTGCCGATGGTCTTCTCGCTGGCGGTGACCGGTCTGTTCTGGAGGTTGCTCTACCAGCCCGATGGTGCCGTGAACAACGCGCTGACCGGTCTGGGACTGGGCAGTTGGGCCACCCAGTGGTTGGCCAACCCGAAGACGGCGATCTACGCGGTGCTGGTGGCGGCCGTCTGGAGGCAGGTGGGCTACGTGATGGTGCTCTACCTGGCCGGGCTCAAGGGGTGCGACCCGACCCTGGATGATGCGGCCGCGGTCGACGGTGCCAGCCCGTGGCAGCGGTTCTGGCGGATCACCATGCCGCAGTTGCGCGGGGTCAACATGGTCGTGTTCGCGGTCACCGTCATCGACTCGCTCCGCACCTTCGACATCGTCTGGACGATGACCGGCGGTGGGCCCTACCACTCCTCGGAACTGCTCAGCACCTACATGTTCGAGCAGGCGTTCACGTCGCTGAACCTGGGCTACGCATCGGCGATCGCGGTGGTCATCTTCGTCATCGCGATCGGTTTCATCCTGACCTATCTGGTCCGCACCTCCCGTCAGGAGGACTGA
- a CDS encoding carbohydrate ABC transporter permease — translation MAAPTTTNTTVGTQIRRPRYAGNGHAGNKGGRPWLFHGLMIPLTVVWVAPMVFVVLVAFRSFDDIAGRGLSALPNTFTLDGFREAFGAGAIGQALLNSVLVTVPAVVLALSLSSMAAFALSRFTIPGRRTILLTMLAGNLLPPQILLIPVAKIMDSVGLYDTRFGLVVIQVAFGMGFYTFVLQGFMRSIPREITEAAVVDGAGVLTVYLRIMLPLCRPALAALAALSTTWIFNDLIWSLSVLRSQTKLPITAALLNLQGGYVSQWNVVAAGSLLAALPTAIVFFAFQKHFVSGLLVGSDK, via the coding sequence ATGGCCGCACCGACCACGACGAACACGACGGTGGGGACGCAGATCAGACGGCCGAGGTACGCGGGAAACGGCCACGCCGGCAACAAGGGCGGCCGGCCGTGGTTGTTCCACGGCCTGATGATTCCGCTGACCGTGGTGTGGGTCGCCCCGATGGTGTTCGTGGTGCTGGTCGCCTTCCGATCCTTCGATGACATCGCCGGACGTGGGTTGTCGGCCCTGCCGAACACTTTCACGCTCGACGGGTTCCGTGAGGCCTTCGGCGCCGGTGCGATCGGTCAGGCCCTGCTCAACAGCGTGCTGGTCACGGTCCCCGCGGTGGTGCTGGCGCTCTCGCTGTCGTCGATGGCGGCCTTCGCGCTGAGCCGGTTCACGATCCCCGGTCGTAGGACGATTCTGCTCACCATGCTCGCCGGGAATCTGCTGCCCCCGCAGATCCTGTTGATCCCGGTCGCCAAGATCATGGACTCGGTCGGGCTGTACGACACCCGTTTCGGGCTGGTGGTGATCCAGGTGGCCTTCGGAATGGGTTTCTACACCTTTGTCCTGCAGGGATTCATGCGATCGATCCCACGGGAGATCACCGAGGCTGCCGTCGTCGACGGTGCAGGGGTGCTGACCGTGTACCTCCGCATCATGCTGCCGCTGTGCCGCCCGGCGCTCGCTGCGCTGGCGGCCCTGTCGACCACCTGGATCTTCAACGACCTGATCTGGTCCCTCAGCGTGCTGCGGAGCCAGACGAAGTTGCCGATCACGGCGGCTCTGCTGAACCTGCAGGGCGGCTACGTCAGTCAGTGGAACGTGGTGGCGGCCGGCTCACTACTGGCGGCGCTGCCGACGGCGATCGTCTTCTTCGCCTTCCAGAAGCACTTCGTGTCCGGACTGCTGGTCGGCAGCGACAAATGA